The following nucleotide sequence is from Paroedura picta isolate Pp20150507F chromosome 1, Ppicta_v3.0, whole genome shotgun sequence.
ccagatgtctatggactacaattcccaggagccccctgccagcgaatgctggtggggggctcctgggaattgtagtccatggacatctggagggccgcagtttgactacccctggtccagtctTTAATGTTGGCTCTCACAAGAAATAGTTCCTTCTGGCCCTGTATCTAAAAAGAGCCAATGTTGCATAATGGTGAAAATATTGAAACTGGACCCCTCTCAATGTAGTTTATTTCACAGAATTGCTGTAACTAAGGATAAAATAAAGAAAGGGGAATCATTTTTGCCACTTAGAAGTCTCTAGAGGAGATGTAGAATAAATATGTACTAGAAAATCAGTGCaaccctaaaataatttttctggGTGTAAGCCCTACTGAGAAGACTTCAGTAGGATCCTGGATAGCCTTGCTGAGCATTGCTCAAGATTGGCTGGCCTAAGGCCACTTAACTGGGTGCAGAAAAGATATTTGAGCTAGACATCTTGTGGACTACCATTCCTTCTTTTAGCCACTattctaaaacatttatttattttaaatatagttCTTTGAGGCTTTATAAACCTTTTACTAAGGTGACCCTCTGATGGATTCACATATAGTTCCATCTTTGACCAGGAAAGAAAGTTGCCATAGCTTCTGCTTTATGGGTTTAACTATTACTAGCTAGTGTTCTCCAGTACTACCAAATGTTGTTTTATCCATTTCTGAGAATGTGACctagaatagcggtccccaacctttctcagggcagggactgcctccggagtgaggggagagccgatggcccgggtgctgcgaaaacgcacacgcgcagtcgccgcacatgcgtgtttttgccaccaagtggcgctaacgcgcatgtgcagcaactgtgcgcatgcgcgtttgcgtcaccgccgtgccggcggctgcgcctacctcttcccttccttcttgctcctggcggggggaggcaggcgtggctgcagCCGGCCCagtactgtggcctttgcggcccgccactgggccgcggaccgggggttgatgactccTGACCTAGAACATTCTGGAGCTCTTTTCTCTAGACACTAATTCTGGACCATGTGAACTGTTAGTTAAACTCACTGAAGTGCTTTGATGAAATAGAGGAAAACTACTCCCAAAATGCTTTCCTTCAAGCATAGCAAATATTGATTTAAGGTGTACGTGTATGCTGGATTATACAAATCATTTGTATGAATACATACATATTTtaatatgaatatgttgaatgATACTGAGTGACTTCTGTACAGAATTGTATTACATTATTTCTGCAAGGTGGGAGTTTAGACAACTTGTTGGCTTATGAGGTCAATCTCTCATTCCTCAGACACTGACCTAACCCAAGAAGAAATTAAGAAGAAAGATGAAGATCTTCATGCATTATTAAAAGAGGTTTATGTTGTTTCCAGAGACCCACCTCCAATTGTAAGTTTGTTTTCTTGGATTACACACTTGCTAGTTTACTTCATTAGATAGAAGATGATAGTTAAAATGTTAGGTTCTACCATGACAGGTATAATATTAGGTAACATTAAGCTGTGCATGTTATTTAGCATCATGTAGTTTTTAAAACTACATGTGCTGATATTATTCCTCATTTATAGGTGCATGTTATcaccagggtttgtttgttttttgcaagtTTGCCTTGAGAGCTCTATTTAGCTTCTAAATGCAAAGgtcccttttattttattcattttatactCAGTTTTTATCCTGAATGGGGACCTAAAGCAggttaacctctacaccacaccaAGACTTGGCTTCTTTCACAAATATCCTTAATGGTTCCCTACTCTTCTTGGAGCGTTCAGTTGACTAGACTTCCTACTTTTTGTTTTGGTGCACCTTTTCAGCAGCTTGTAAAAGACTCTTGCATTCCCAAAATAAAGCAGAGTctaaatattgttttatattctCTGTATATATCTTGGGATGGAGAATCGTGTGCTGTTTCCATGGTGATGAGATATTCTGGGCTTGCTACATACCAGGATTTCTGGTGAATTGATATGAGATCACTTGGGAATGTAATCCTATGCATATCAAGTAGGAATAGAAACCATTGAAGTCAAGGCTGACTTGACATTTGATTTCTTCTGAGCAGGTCACACAGTGGGATAAGAGAACTTTATGGCTTTTTATCATCTAATATAGGCTGGGAAAACATTACCTGTGTCTATAGACAAGATATTCTCATGGTCTTGAAGTTCCAAAGAAATGTAGAAATATGCCTTGCCATGTGTCTCTTGGATCTTGGTCAAATCCCAATCCTTAGCCATTCTTGTCATAGACCAAAAGTGGCCTAAGTGCATTCTGTTAGTTGCCATGCGTTGATGTTCTCTCCTACCCTTCACTTTCACTGACTTCCTTAAATAAGACAACAGTACATAATGTGTGAGATATGGAAATTCGGTATCTGGTAAGATCAGGGTACAAAGATCAGGCATGTCCTTATTGGCCCTTAACATTGTTTGCAAAGCCAGTTTTGCTGTCTCAAAAAAACAAAATCGTAGTATATATTAAATGTATTTATCGTTTGCCAACAAGCTGATCTGCAGATATTCTGTGAAgaagttcctgctggcagcaagaTATAAAAAGCTGGAAAGGTGGTAGGCAGGAATAATCAAGGTTACAGTGAGGATATACCTTGCGTTTACTATGAGCTGTTTCATTTTCCTAGTTATCTACAAAAAAGCCATGCTCAGATACTGTACATTCATTGTCACGGAATTTTTTAGATTCCAGGTTCCTCTGGGAAAGAatctttttgctttgtttgttacTGTTGAAGTATGTTAATAATAAATAGTTGAAGTTTTTAAGGAATAATGGGGTCAGGTGGGAACTGCTTCCTgatttaaatccctcccctctacaATGTTATAAATTACTTGCACGGACCAGTTTCTCATCttaatttcacattttttttctctttaatggaCACTAAACTGCCTCAAAATCCTCTGCTTACAGAACAGTAATGAGCATCCTCAGGCAGTATATGATGAAAGGCCTAAGGCCTTTGATGCCAGCCAGAGAGTAGACTGTACTGACCTTGCTAGGcagatggtctgactcagtataaggcagcttcgggGATTCCTGTAATTGTAGATGAGACACGAAAAGGCTCTGAATGTTCACACATTTGAATGTTAACACATTCAAGTTCACGCGTGTAAAATAGCCCAGTGTCTTGCGAGAGCAATATGCTATAGATCAGGAGACAGTTTATGGTGGTTCTTTATTTTCCAGTACAGAAATATTAACTAGCATATAACTTAGGACATTTTGTGCCCTGAGGTATAACCATCCTTTTAAATTTCCCCCTGCTCTAGGTAACAGACAGCGAAGGAAGCTTCCCACCTAATAAAAAGGAGCGCCGCCTTGCCAAAATTGGCCAGCTTGGCCAGCTAGATGTTAAGACTATTCCCAAAGGCAAAATCTCAGTAATTGAAGCCTTGACTCTTCTCAGTAATCATCATCGTTCTCCAGATGAATGGACTGCAGAGAAAATAGCAAATGAATACAGCCTAGAACTGAAGGATGTGACTGCCCTCTTAGCATACTTCATCCCCTTTACTGTGGAAATCTTTCCTCCTCGAGGCAAAAAAGCCATACAGGATAGataaaaaatgtctgccaaatTGTGATGGATGTGCAAActgctgtttattttattgtcCTTTTTCTGTCCTAAAAACTGAAAATGCATCTTATCTAGGTGGAGTCTGCAGTCTCTCTTTCACTTTTATAACCCATTCTGGGCATTAACAATATGACACAGAAGCAAACCATGGCAAAATTTGTGAAGAAATCCCAAATGACAGCTGTCTGAAAGTAATTTGTTATGAATCAAGCCAAAGTTCCTTATCATCATGCCTACTGTAGCATCCTTCTGAAAATAGTTATAATTAAAGCAAAGCAGAATTgtacttttttcttttaagagatGAGGATGTATGTGTGCATGTTCAGTCCTTGCATCTGATAAACAAGGGCACCAAAGAACAAGTGGGGAAAATTTAGTTAGGTTTGACCTTTTACTTTTGACATAGTCATTGATGAGTTAAAAACACAAAGCTGGTATTGGAGCCAAATGCAGTCATTTCGTTGACTTACTGGATGTAGCACTGGGTCTTTGACAGCGATTTCTGGCTTTTGTGTTTGGCTCAAAAAGTTTATTGGCAACCTGCCCCATAAAGAACTAGTTCACTGCTGTCTTACTCAACTTCTCAATGAGGATCCTGTGTTTTATTCTTGATCAGAAATACATATCTGTTCAAATGAGACTTTTTGGTTCAACACTGAGGTCTTTCAATGCTCATTTTGCGTGGTTAGGAAGGATATACATCACAAAAATTGTCATAGAAATTACAGTCTTTTTCAGATGACCTCCTTAGGAAAGGGCTTCTGAAAATTTAAGAATTAGGACATCAAATGAGACAACTTGCCATGTAGAGGTAAGAAATGCAGCAGTTGTTGAAATTGTCTTCTACCAGAAACTTAAAGGCATGTAAGCCTTGTCTTCCTTCCCATCTGATCATTTTAGGGTTGACTGGGATGTTACAAAGTCCATATGATGGACACATGGCTACCATAAAGACTCTAGATCATGTGTACACCCATTTCTTGGGTCTTCAGGGGCACAATTGGAATCAGGACCACAGTACAGGAGGAGAAGAGGTTTAAGCTTTCCCCTGCTCTCAGCACACATGAGCACACATCTGATGAAAGTTCACTTGTGTACTACTTGGACTTTGTGACTTGTGAATCAGCTCTTTATTTTGTGATCACGGGACATGGCTGCAAATAGATAGACATTACAGTGCATGTATGTGTGAAAGAAATAGTTCTGTTGCACTGTAGGTTAGTTTATCAAAAATGTAACAATAAATCTACATTTGGTTTTTGTTGTCATAAGGGAAATATGCTGTAGAACTGACAATAAAATGTAGGCCAGTTTATGCAAACGGGATCAGTCTTGAAATGTATTTGGGCATTTACTGTGTACAATTAGGCACATGCATTCTCTAGATGTGTGCCAATGCACAAGTCCTGGTCTTTGAATGTTGACAAAACTGGCCTAAGAAATGTCTGCCTTTCCCCCTGTTCTCAACTGCAGTGTAGCTACTTTGGACTAACATATGGAATTAAGGCCAAGGCCTTCCGTGATGCTTCCTGTTAGCACTGGTGTTCAGCTTGCTATCTCTGTATATGGAGATTCCCTTTATTCACCATTGGTAAAAGCCATTGATGTACCCCTGTTCCATAAATCTGTCTGACTTACTCTTAAAACCATCTGTGTTTGTGACTATCTGGAAAGTcaatttaattactcattgagtaaagaagtacttCCATTTGTATGACATGTACTTATTGCCCATCATGTTCTGGAGTACTCCTGAGTTTTGGTAgtttgggagaaggagggaagcttTCTGTTTGTACTTTCTCCATCTAATGCATACTTTTATAAACTTCAGCAACATCCTTCCTTGGTTgccttttttctaaactgaaaattcCCAAACTCTTTAACCTTCCTTCATAGGAAAGCTGTTCCAGCATCTTAATCATCTTGATTAAGTGAAACGGAATATACAAagaacctttaaggccttatgcaggttgggacccacatacttgagagaccgcctatcgccctatgccccctgcagggccttacgctctgcgggtgaaaatttactggtcattctcggccccagggaagcgtgcctagcctcaaccagggccagagccttttcagtcctggccccaacctggtggaatgagctcccgggtgaactgcaggccctgtgggaactgTCGACATTCTGCAGAGCCtccaaaacggagttcttccgccaggtctatagttgaggctggggtcagcgaggtagatcagtgcccccccccgtcaacctccttcctcacccctcttgTAGTAGGGGTTGGGTGGgaggttttccaccatgttggggttttttatgTCTTTTAGTGGGGGGTTTAAGTGAGGTTTTTATAAGACTCTGTAACCTGCTATGAGCCGTTtcggaagtggcggggaataactctaataataataataataacccagtTGGAACTGAAAACAGAATGAGGTTTATTAAACAACAGCATCAAAATGTTAAAGTATGCAGATCTGTCTCAAAGAATTATTCCAAGGACCCACCGTATAAGAAATTATCCCACTCAgacaaaaatggggaaaggaagctTCCAGCCTTAAAATCCAGTGAAGACCTGAGGAAGATTCAAAGAGTAGGGTGGATTTGGTTTATTTTGcatgtattaaaaggtaaaggtatcccctgtgcaagcactgagtcatgtctgacccttggggtgacgccctctagcgttttcatggcagactcaatacggggtggtttgccagtgccttccccagtcatgaccgtttaccccccagcaagctgggtactcattttaccgacctcggaaggatggaaggctgagtcaaccttgagccggctgctgggatcgaactcccaacctcatgggcaaagctttcaggcagctgccttaccactctgcgccacaagaggctctatttgcaTGTATTAGGTAGGGACAAAGTATCTTTCAAGACACAGGTGGCTTCAAAGCAATcaaaaaacaatgcaaaagaCAGGGCATAGAATGTAATGGTGCTTTTCTTGGGTTGAAAACAAAAAGAGGCAAGAGTGCCAGCCAGAAAATCAGTTTTTTTCCCTCATGTTCACTTATCACTCTCTCATCCCCTCTTCTTGTCTGTGTACCCTTCCCTTTAACTAGAAATCCCAGTTTgcttacctgaagaagtgagctgtgactcagaaAAGCTTCTATTGAAATAAATgtctgtctttaaggtgccactgtactTTTGTTTTACAATTTTGACCTGCCTTCACATATGTACTAGCTAGAATTTTCAAGCAGCTTGAGGGAAGGAGACCATTATCTGATAAGTGCACATTTTTTATCAGCTTCATTTCCATTGATCTTGTTACCCTAGACAATAAGTTTTAAAACGTCTTTGATTATCTGGCTGCTTTATGTACTTACTACTGAATCATTCTGTGTGTCCATAATTAGACCCCTGAAGAAGACTCAATTTGAGTCAGAACGCATTCAGTCTGAAGTTTACTATTGTATAGAGCATATTGTATTTTTCTAAGAATTGCCTATGGACTTTGCGTATATTTAAGTTGCACACAGTTTATACAGTTTATATAGTTTACAGGTATCCGACCTTTAGGGTCCAAACCGTTTTTCAGTTAGCTTTTTTGTTCTTGTCTTTATTTCCTAACAGCCCTTATTTCCTAAACTAAACAGGAACAACATAGGTTCTTGGAAAATAGCCAGCGATGTCATGgagtagcttttttttttttaatttaacattACTATCAAATCTTGATTAATTCATTTCATGGGATAATAGTTAAATGGCAGAATTCATTTTTAACAAGAGTTACAGTTCATCTTGTAATAAAATGCTTTTCTTTGGCACCACAAAACTAATCATTGATTGTAGCAGAGATACCTAATAACAATTAAGTATGATCAGCTTAATTGGTAGACAAGATACATTAATGATGACAGGGAAAGTATTTTTTTTGTGGCAAGAGGCATGCTAATGAAATTACTGAAGGCTCCTAATTGTGTTTGACTTACCTCAGACTGACTGTCTTTGGATGAGGCAGCCATTCATGTCTTCCAGGCTAGTCACAGGACACTGCTAGCTGGTGTTAATTGAATTAGATGCATGCTTATTTTCTCCTTCAAACTCTCTCGAGTTCTTGTCCTTTATAGGCCAGAgatttcatccattcattcattcatttttatatactgccctccctttcgactcagggtggtttacattgaaaacAATAAGCATCTTAAATACATAATAACATctttaacatagaatcatagagttggaaggaacctcatgggtcatctagtccaaccccctgcactatgcaggacactcacaaccctatcgctcatccactgtaacctgccacccccttcatagaatgagcctctccgtcagaaggctatccagcctctgtttaaaaatctccaaaaatggagaacccaccacctcccgaggaagcctgttccactgagaaaccactctgtcaggaacttcttccagatgtttattctgc
It contains:
- the NDUFAF4 gene encoding NADH dehydrogenase [ubiquinone] 1 alpha subcomplex assembly factor 4, which codes for MMGGQVTRALRNFNLENRAFREIGKAKPLAAPRHPAAATPDYTDLTQEEIKKKDEDLHALLKEVYVVSRDPPPIVTDSEGSFPPNKKERRLAKIGQLGQLDVKTIPKGKISVIEALTLLSNHHRSPDEWTAEKIANEYSLELKDVTALLAYFIPFTVEIFPPRGKKAIQDR